In Aestuariirhabdus haliotis, the DNA window AGCAACACGGAATCCACATCGGCAGATTCGGTCGGTTCGCCAAAATGGCCGCTGAGTTCGCTGTCCGGAAGCAGTTCACCCTCCTCATACAAGGCCCAGATCTCTTTCGCGTACCGGGTCTCCAGCAGCTCGGGGGCAAACTGCCCGTAGTAGTCGCGCATGTTATTAATATCGCGTTCCAGCATCCACTGGGCGTGATTATTGGCGGCGGCGTCGACCGCCTGGGGCAGGTCGATAATGACGGGACCGTAGGCGTCGACCAGCACGTTGAATTCGGACAGATCGCCATGAACCAGCCCGGCACAGAGCATACGCACCACGTCACGAATGACGCAGGCATGATCTTCCCGAGCCTGTTCGGCTGTCATCGAGACATCATTCAGCCGTGGCGCCACATCACCTTCGCCATCGGTGATCAGCTCCATAAGCAGTACACCGTCGAAACAGCCATAGGGCTGGGGTACGCGGACACCAGCACCGGCACAGCGGTAGAGGGCATCGACCTCGGCATTGTGCCAGGCGTCTTCCTGTTGGCTGCGGCCAAATTTTGACCCCTTCTCCATCGCCCGGGCGCGCCGGCTGTTACGTACCTTGCGACCTTCCTGATATTGCACGGCCTGGCGGAAGCTCCGTTTACTGGCTTCCTTGTAGACCTTGGCACAACGGATCTCCTCGCCGCAACGGACCAGATAGACAGAAGCCTCTTTGCCACTCATCAGTGGACGAATCACTTCGTCGACCAGACCGTCATCGTAGAGGG includes these proteins:
- a CDS encoding PA4780 family RIO1-like protein kinase, producing MKIPKRIQPLYDDGLVDEVIRPLMSGKEASVYLVRCGEEIRCAKVYKEASKRSFRQAVQYQEGRKVRNSRRARAMEKGSKFGRSQQEDAWHNAEVDALYRCAGAGVRVPQPYGCFDGVLLMELITDGEGDVAPRLNDVSMTAEQAREDHACVIRDVVRMLCAGLVHGDLSEFNVLVDAYGPVIIDLPQAVDAAANNHAQWMLERDINNMRDYYGQFAPELLETRYAKEIWALYEEGELLPDSELSGHFGEPTESADVDSVLLEIKAAFDEEQSRLERIREAND